The region aattacaaaaatgtaaaaaaaaaaaatccacttttgtttgggcgggttgaccgaccaacccgcaaaaaaaaaaaaaccacttcggtttgggcgggttaacccgaccaacccgctcaaattattggacgggttaaaatttttttttcttaattgggcaagttacgagTCACTTTTGCTAACTCGATTATGACATTGAACGGGTAAAAATaccttgtaacccgaccaacccgcccaatgattAGCCCTAataattattgtaaaatatcataaaaatattatattttaattaatttaataattatttatttaattttatttaaatttaaatcataattataatttagtgaatataaaaatattatcgAATATAAGAATATTTAAAGTCAacgagaaaaataaaaaattgtttggttccttgaggtgtgtgtatatatatattgacaaTGACTAAAATATTTATCTTTTCTTTCATAGAGAATGGTTTCCAAGCCTACCGCATTCTATTTTGTTCCATTACAACAACCCTAGCTTCATTCTTTAGATTTTCCTTCTCATTTCTTATACCCTCCACAGTACATTTATGGCTAACGAGGCGGAGAAGTCAAGCGACCATACCCCTTCCATTGAAAACCCTACCAAGACCGCCGACCCCCTACCCCCACTCCAAGATCCCAAACCCGATGATTTCACCGGAAAGGACCTCGACGATGGCGCCAAGCCTGCTCTCGTTGACTCCTCCGCCGCCGGGACCGCTACTGTGCCTCCCGTCTCAGACATCGAGAAGAAGATCCGTAGAGCAGAGCGTTTTGGGATATCTGTGCAGCTCTCCGAGGTTGAGAAGCGCAACTCCCGAGCTGAAAGGTAGTCATCTTTAATGGTTAGGGTTTTCTGGGGTTTTTATTTTCCCCTTTCGTTATCTTCGGTTTTGTGCCGAGAAATTGACTTGAAAGATTAAGTGTGGGAGCTAGGGTTTAAGATGACAATCCTTAGAATTTCCAAgattttcatgattttttttttgttatctaCGGGAGTTAGGGTTTACAAGCTTCTGTTATCATTACTCTgtatttttttcattctatttatgTTTGTGTGTGATAAGAAATTAGTGGAAAAGATAACGAAAATAAGGCTCATGGTTTACTTGTTTAAGATTTATTTCATGCTTAAGCCTTTTTAGTATTCTTCATTTACTTTTAGAATCCTTGGCGCCCCATCGGGGTTATGGTTATCTAgggtttctttcttttctttttttcttctacaTTCTGAGAAATTAACAAGAAAATATAGTTGATTTGTTGTATATATTGATGGACATAGAATAGAAGGGATTTGTAAAATCTTATCGTTTGTCATCTTTTGTTGGGTTATGAACTTTATAGGGAAAAGTTACTTCTTAGATATGGACAAGCGGACAATGTGCTTGATTTATTGGCCTCTTCCACTATCTTTTCTACCCCGTAAGCGAATTTTTAACATTGGTTGATCTTATCGCAGGTTTGGCACTGTTACAGGCTCTGCATCCCCAACCCCATCTGCAGCTGGTTCAGAAGTATCTAAGAAATCGGAGGAGCTTAAAAGAAAAGCTAGAGCAGAGAGGTTCTTTTTAATCTTTTCAAGAAACTTGTAGTTCATTGATTATCTTAACAATTTTTTTCTTGTTGTTTAATTGTGATTCatgttttattttctattttattcaggTTTGGCATTCCTAGTCCGACAGTAACTTCTGATGAGGAAGGCAAGAAGAAGGTAACCTTTGACGAGGAGGCTAAGAAAAAAGCTCGCCTTGCTAGGTTTGCACCTGCCTCCAAAACTGATCTCATAGAAGATGACAAAAGAAAAGCAAGGGCTCTCAGGTGAGGATATCTGCTAGCTATTTATAAAGCCGTAGAATATGTGTATATGTATCTGAGATTATTGATCAAAGGAAGGttctatgtttttatgttatcagGTTTTCGAGCACCCCATCAAATTCTGTTCCTCAAGTGAATGGAAAGTCCAACATTGAGCAGGTAAGGTTTCTGTAATTTGTAGTGAATTTGTGTTGGGTGCAAACTGAAGTCAAAGCCAGTACTGTGATGTTTTTTATATGCTTAGAGTGCTGATGTTTCCTATTTGCACTACAGAATGCAGCTATTGCTGGTGAGGCTGGGGGAGATTGAACAGAAGTACCTTCCTTAGATAGTAAGATGACTTGTTCAGTTGTAAATTTTGCTTGTTAGTGACTTGGAATTTTGATACACTACATATCTAACTGAATTTTATtagctttgttttaattaatttttgttccTTTATGACAGGTCTAGGTCCTAACAGTCTGGATTTCCtcagtttttttttctatttgtcTTGTCTGCTTCCCGTTATGTGGGTTCTCATGTGCAGCCTCTCCATTGTTGGATACCTTCACCAAAGTAAATTTAACAGGATCTTGGCAGCAGTAGGAGCTTTCTCTCAGTTGAATATGCCTGTCACTATTACCCAGTGAGGTCTTGAATTTAGCAACACCTACATAGAGTTGGCTTATCTTGCAATCTACTAAGAATATCAGAAATTCTGAAATTAACACTAGGAAAAGTCGTGTCAATTTTAGCTACTATTTTGTTTAGTttactctcttttttttttttttttggttcacCTCACTCATAACCCACTTGCATATCATTTTGGGCAACATCTCAGTACTTCATTTGGTTCATATTCGTGATGCTGTGTGATGAATGATCGGGGTAAGTTAGTTTTTGTTGCAATTGATCAAAGAATAGATATGTCTCGAACTTCACTGAATTGCTTCATTAAGAATTTTTATGTTGCTGGTGTAGTTAACCTTGATCAATTTGGCGGGGAAAAAAATAAGCGGAAAGTTTTTAACTTTATTTAGAAGCAACCTTCTTGCTGACTCAGCTTTAGCACTTGCTATAGATGTTTTGCATCCTTGCATTGGTCATTTTTTCTCCTCTGATTTTCTAACTATTTAATGGTAAGAATGAATCAATTCATCGTCTTATAAACACACTTACTCAGGAAAGCAGGAAAAAAAAGTCTCCTTGTTTCTGGTAAGACCAAAGATGATACAAGGCTGTGTCATTATGTGACTGGTATATGTTTGAAGGCTGTGCTAACAATAACCGACTGTATTATTATTTTGACTATTATATTATCCATGTGCACTTCATTTGATTGCATTTGCATTAGATGCCATTTGGAGTtgtattagaaaaaaaaatgctTTGCCATCATACAAACATGTCAAAATGGGGTTCGCTGGCAAATGTGTTTGTCAGGTGAAATAACCCGTTTGAGCTTATTATTGGCATTTCTTTTGTCAGAAGAAGATGAATCTTTCTATGCTTTTCGTAGTTGTTAGTTATGGAATTTGTGATGTCTTGGTTGGTTATTTGGGATAAGTGAACTCTTTGGAGGTGTTGGTTACTTTTCTTTGGCTTACTGGGTGAATACGTAAATCTTGAAGACGGGAGagttgaatttaaatttatgGTATTTATCAGCTGAGTTGATTTTGTAGtctttttgtttttgtattttgtgTATGGAGATTTCTTCATTGCAGAAATTCACAAATATATACCGTTCTATACCAGAGTTCAGTGTTTTCTTGTTTATCATGTAATGGGAGGAAAGACCAGATTACTTTAAATTTGAGGGAAtcaaactttattttactgtTATTATTTTTAAGTTACTTTGTTTTTTCATGCCTCTGTTGTGATGATATCAATTCATCCAGTGTTCCTGAATTTGATGACACACTTCCACTGGTAGATAGTTAGTGTGCAGTGCTGCGAAGTATATGATAGATTCCTCCCTTATTGAAAACATTTCAAACTTTCACCTACAAGGCATTTGACCTAATCAAGCTGATAGCAAAAATTTAGGCTTCAAAAAGTTACTTTCAGTAAGTTGGGTAAACTTCTCAGTTTTCTTAAGCTTTCGGCAAGTATTTCGCTTTGTGGCAAAATCAATTATAATGTACTTGTTTAAAAAAGGGAAATTTGCGGCATAAATtctcattttgttgctaataagtacctaatttttaaaaattgcggcatatatacttattttgttcattttgttgctaataagtacccaattttttaaaattactgcattaatactcaaaatttcactttttagactctgccgttggtacccacttaacagagttactattattaaggacacgtgtactgtcttgataattctttttttttttttcacctaattaattaagaaaatacaataaGTACCATCAATAATGTGTTTAGCTTTATTTTTAGCCCAATAAAAAGTCCAAGAGGAAACTTTAGAGTACTTACTATCAGATGTCATCTGTCTGTAAAACTTTAGAgtactaatttttattttaattagttttatgtattttcttaattaattaggtgaaaaaaaagaagaattatcAGGACAGTACACGTGTCCTTAATAGTAACTCTGTTAAGTGGGTATCAACGACAGAGTCTAAAAAGTGGAATTTTGAGTATTAAtgcagcaatttttaaaaattgggtacttattagcaacaaaatgaacaaaatgagtatttatgccgcaatttttaaaaattaggtacttattagcaacaaaatgaacaaaattggTATTTATGCCTCAAATTTCCCATTAAAAAATTTAGACCATTGGATTTTACTTAAATAGTCTATAGATTTAAAGCAAAATTCATACCCTTGCCGCACCGAAAATGACTTGGCTCTTGCTGACGTTCTTAGACAAATTTATGGGTATTGCTTTGTAAATTGCAAGTGAATTCGAATTTCAGACCTTTTGAGAATAAATCATGCCTGACTATTTGAACCAGGAAAAAATTACATGTTTATTTACAATTTCAcctttgattattatatttacacatttttttataacgTTTTTTTTAACTTgctataatatattttttttcaatcgCTTTGGGTTCAAGGTGGTACTATCATGATTTACTCTTTAAAATAGTAATTTGGATATTTACTCTTTAAGATAGTCATTTTGATATGTGGAGAACATAGATTTTTTTTTACTGTGTCcttcttagatttttttttattaagtaaCATTGTAATTTTACATTTTAAATTGATAGGCTAAACTTTTCGTTTGACCTCTTCTACATTTAACTCAACAATTTTAGTAGCCTAAATCCTTTTTAATGGCTTGAGTTTCATTCCTTTTTAATCTAGAACCCATTTTACTACCTAACATCATGGCATAGATTCAACATGTATTTGAGCTTCAATTATAGCATTCGAAGTTTGAAGAGCCAAGCTCTAGTTTAGGAGCCTAGTATGTTTTCAACTCATACATGATATCAGTACTTTGTCAAGATAATCCCATGGCTTCAACTTCGTGGGATTTTGATTACTGAGACAAGAGGAAGTAGTAGAATGGAATGGAATTCAAATTTTACACATTATTCCATAAATGAACAATCTTCAAACCTTAACTAGACATTTCACATTTGAGGTTTTACATTAATGAAAGATTTTATCTATTGCCAAATAAATGGCACATTTCTTAGCTTAACAGTGTAAAAGATTTTATCTACAGAGACAGCAGGGAAGGGAAGGAAGGCGCAACTTATCTAAAGCCCCAAGGCCAAGTTTTTTCCAACCAAGAGTAGAGATGAAGAATCATCATGGGGCGATGGGGAGCTTTCCAATTGAACCATAAGTTCAATTCATTAGTAGCATGATTTCAGGTGTTGCTATCCCTACGAGAAGCTTGACATTTCCAAACATTTTCTATTATTCTAATAATTTTCATGTAGTGGGAGCAACAGGGTTTCCTCCCCTTATAGAAACTGGGGAGCTGTGTAGGAAGTTCTCGCTTATCGAATGTGGATCTATAAACACAACTACAACTGTAATATCATCGTGAAAATGGCGTCTCACTCCCCGGTCAATTTTTTTCAGGTCTGAGTATCTCAGCTCTCGCTTCTTAGCTGCTTCTTCGAGCGCAGATTTAACAAGCCTCCTGGCAATTCCCTACATAAGAAGGAAAATAGAATGTGAGTTATGTCCGTGGAAGGCAAACAATGATAAAACCACATAGACTAATTGTTGGAGAGTGCATATGCATAAATACTAGCACCAAATCTTACATTACGCGGGTGGTTGTGGACGATGTCAACTGCCTCCTGGTTGCTAAGATGTTCCCATAGGCCGTCTGAAGCAAAGATGAGAAATTTATCTTGGCGGCTGAGTTTTTGAACTGTTATTGATGGTTCTGCACtaaggattggcttgaagaaaggtTCAGGAAGTCTGAATTTTTGTAGTAGAGGCTCTCTGTTGAATTCTGTTCTCTTTAGATAAGCATCACCAATAGATCTTGAAACCTGCAGAGGCAAATGATTAGACATTATTATCTGGCGGTGTCACAAGTTTATGAACATCTTGGATCCACGTTCATGTTGGAGCCATGTGCTCATCTCCATGTTCACTGAACTTTTGGTTTACAGCGAGACAAGATGATTGAGTTTCAACACTTGGGATGAAATCCTAGCACTGAACAAATTCTGGACATGTTTAAGGTGAAATCCTAGGACTAGGTTTAAGGTGAATTTTATACTGCTAGATAAGTTTTgcattttctttataaaaatgGCTTAGACAACATTGGAATAGTGAAATCAAAATAGAAAAGTCTTGAATTTTACCTGAATAAGGCCCTTAACACGCCAAACTTTATGTTTTAACACCACAATCTGTGGATCATAAGGGTGCATTGCTTGAAGTTCCTCTCTCACTGATGGAATACTTGCATTGTGCTCTGAAGATAACTGAACAGCTCTGACTTCATGAGTTGCCCTTTCTTCTTTCCCTAAAACAGCCCGGGAATCTCCAACGTTTGCAATGTACATCGTTCCGTTACATATTATTCCCACCAAACAACATGTTCCAGCAGAAGCAATTTGCGGTCTGCTATGCCACTGTCTCTCAACATGAGAAAGAAAACTCTCTTCTGTGGCCAAGAAAGCCTTCTTGATAACATGTTCCGTTACGCCTTGATGCTCAGCTACAACTCCTGCCCAAACCAAAATCAAATAAACACTCAGCAACTCACTACACTGCACTGAACAAGAAAACAACATTTAACACAATTTCCTGATCCTCCCCAATTAGAAATCTTTGTACTAAAAGGGAAAGTTTAAGCCATAGATCTATACAGATTACCttcccattaagctattgataCTAATAAGAGAAAGCTGTTTTTTATGATCAATTAATGTGAATGTGATCGTAGCAAACTTCTTCTTAAACTAGCCTCCCCGCCTAACCCTACAATATTAGGCTCGTGAAAGACTCAAACCTCAGAACTTGTGGGAGCAAATCACATCATATCAAACAACTATATTGGTTCAGGTTCAATATAGAAAGATCTTTGCAAGTTGATAACCATCTAGGCATAATACACATCAAAACAATCAAGAGAGAGACATACTCTTAAGATTGGAGAAAAGGTTCTCATTGACAAATCTTGAAGCCTCAGGTCCTCCATGACCATCATATACACCAA is a window of Humulus lupulus chromosome 4, drHumLupu1.1, whole genome shotgun sequence DNA encoding:
- the LOC133830963 gene encoding protein MODIFIER OF SNC1 11, producing MANEAEKSSDHTPSIENPTKTADPLPPLQDPKPDDFTGKDLDDGAKPALVDSSAAGTATVPPVSDIEKKIRRAERFGISVQLSEVEKRNSRAERFGTVTGSASPTPSAAGSEVSKKSEELKRKARAERFGIPSPTVTSDEEGKKKVTFDEEAKKKARLARFAPASKTDLIEDDKRKARALRFSSTPSNSVPQVNGKSNIEQNAAIAGEAGGD
- the LOC133830964 gene encoding probable protein phosphatase 2C 38, with protein sequence MIKPCWKPSVEGDGPRRRGGGGDGSGRVDGLMWYKDLGHHAYGVFSMAVIQANATLEDQSQLESGSLSSTTSGPHGTFVGVYDGHGGPEASRFVNENLFSNLKRVVAEHQGVTEHVIKKAFLATEESFLSHVERQWHSRPQIASAGTCCLVGIICNGTMYIANVGDSRAVLGKEERATHEVRAVQLSSEHNASIPSVREELQAMHPYDPQIVVLKHKVWRVKGLIQVSRSIGDAYLKRTEFNREPLLQKFRLPEPFFKPILSAEPSITVQKLSRQDKFLIFASDGLWEHLSNQEAVDIVHNHPRNGIARRLVKSALEEAAKKRELRYSDLKKIDRGVRRHFHDDITVVVVFIDPHSISENFLHSSPVSIRGGNPVAPTT